One stretch of Arachis hypogaea cultivar Tifrunner chromosome 20, arahy.Tifrunner.gnm2.J5K5, whole genome shotgun sequence DNA includes these proteins:
- the LOC112784262 gene encoding cullin-4, translated as MSQPSTKRSSPSPSPSPAETNSSMKKAKSQGLACALDSNAISSHHHDLLFDSMSHNDPTAAASPSPSPSPNNPRAPAANLSRKKATPPHPAKKLLIKLHKGKPTLPTNFEEVTWAKLKSAICAIFLKQPDSCDLEKLYQAVSDLCIYKMAGNLYQRIETECEAHISTALQSLVGQSPDLVVFLSLVERCWQDLCDQMLMIRGIALYLDRTYVKQTANVRSLWDMGLQLFRKHLSLSPEVEHKTVTGLLRMIESERLGEAVDRTLLNHLLKMFTALGIYAESFEKPFLECTSEFYAAEGMKYMQQSDVPDYLKHVETRLQEEHDRCLIYLDASTRKLLIATAEKQLLERHIPAILDKGFSVLMDGNRIEDLQRMYSLFLRVNALESLRQALSSYIRRTGQAIVMDEEKDKDMVSSLLEFKASLDRIWEESFYKNEVFSNTIKDSFEHLINLRQNRPAELIAKFLDEKLRAGNKGTSEEELEGTLDKVLVLFRFIQGKDVFEAFYKKDLAKRLLLGKSASIDAEKSMISKLKTECGSQFTNKLEGMFKDIELSKEINESFKQSSQARTKLPSGIEMSVHVLTTGYWPTYPPMDVRLPHELNVYQDIFKEFYLSKYSGRRLMWQNSLGHCVLKAEFPKGKKELAVSLFQTVVLMLFNDAEKLSFQDIKDSTSIEDKELRRTLQSLACGKVRVLQKSPKGRDVEDDDSFSFNDGFTAPLYRIKVNAIQLKETVEENTSTTERVFQDRQYQIDAAIVRIMKTRKVLSHTLLITELFQQLKFPIKPADLKKRIESLIDREYLERDKSNPQIYNYLA; from the exons ATGTCTCAGCCCTCAACGAAACGCTCGTCGCCGTCGCCGTCGCCGTCGCCAGCTGAAACAAACAGCTCTATGAAAAAAGCCAAGTCGCAAGGCCTCGCCTGTGCTCTTGACTCCAACGCCATCTCCTCTCACCACCACGACCTCCTTTTCGACTCCATGTCCCACAACGACCCCACCGCCGCCGCTTCCCCCTCTCCCTCCCCCTCCCCCAACAACCCTCGCGCTCCCGCCGCCAACCTTTCCCGCAAGAAAGCCACGCCTCCCCACCCCGCTAAGAAGCTCCTCATCAAGCTCCACAAAG GTAAGCCAACACTGCCCACAAATTTTGAGGAGGTTACATGGGCAAAATTGAAGTCTGCTATTTGTGCTATATTCTTGAAGCAACCTGACTCTTGTGATTTGGAAAAGCTTTATCAG GCTGTCAGTGATCTTTGCATATATAAAATGGCTGGAAATCTTTATCAGCGAATTGAAACGGAATGCGAAGCACATATATCTACAGCTTTGCAGTCTTTGGTTGGACAAAGCCCAGATTTGGTTGTTTTTCTATCTCTAGTTGAGAGATGTTGGCAGGATCTTTGTGACCAAATGTTGATGATTCGAGGTATAGCCTTGTATCTGGATAGGACATATGTGAAGCAAACAGCAAATGTACGGTCCTTATGGGACATGGGCTTACAACTTTTCCGCAAACATCTTTCATTATCTCCTGAAGTTGAACACAAAACTGTTACCGGTCTTCTAAGAATGATTGAAAGTGAAAG ATTAGGTGAAGCAGTGGATAGAACGCTTCTAAACCATCTTTTGAAGATGTTCACAGCACTGGGAATATATGCAGAAAGCTTCGAGAAGCCATTTCTTGAATGCACATCTGAATTTTATGCTGCTGAAGGTATGAAATACATGCAGCAATCAgatgttccagattatttgaagCATGTGGAG ACAAGATTGCAAGAGGAACATGACAGATGCCTGATCTACTTGGATGCGAGTACTAGGAAGCTGCTGATAGCCACAGCAGAAAAGCAACTTCTTGAACGTCATATACCTGCCATTCTTGATAAG GGTTTCTCTGTGCTTATGGATGGAAATCGCATTGAAGACCTTCAGAGAATGTACTCACTCTTTTTAAGGGTCAATGCCCTTGAGTCACTAAGACAAGCCCTAAGTTCATATATCAGGAGAACTGGGCAGGCCATTGTTATGGATGAGGAGAAAGATAAAGACATGGTTTCTTCACTTCTGGAGTTTAAGGCTTCTCTTGACAGAATATGGGAAGAAAGTTTTTATAAGAATGAAGTATTCTCTAACACCATTAAAGATTCATTTGAGCATCTTATCAATCTACGACAG AACCGACCAGCAGAGTTGATTGCCAAGTTCTTAGATGAGAAGCTCCGTGCAGGTAACAAGGGTACTTCTGAAGAGGAACTGGAGGGAACACTTGATAAAGTCCTGGTTTTATTTAGGTTCATTCAG GGCAAAGATGTGTTTGAAGCTTTTTATAAGAAAGATCTTGCAAAAAGACTTCTTTTGGGAAAAAGTGCTTCTATTGATGCAGAGAAGTCTATGATATCCAAG TTGAAGACTGAGTGTGGCAGTCAGTTCACAAACAAATTGGAAGGAATGTTTAAG GacattgaattatcaaaagaaatAAATGAGTCCTTCAAACAGTCATCCCAAGCAAGGACAAAACTCCCATCAGGAATTGAAATGAGTGTTCATGTCCTGACAACTGG GTACTGGCCAACATATCCACCCATGGATGTTAGACTTCCTCATGAATTGAATGTTTACCAG GATATTTTCAAAGAGTTCTATCTTAGCAAATACAGTGGAAGGCGTTTGATGTGGCAAAATTCATTAGGTCACTGTGTCTTGAAGGCAGAGTTTCCTAAAGGGAAAAAGGAGTTGGCAGTCTCCCTATTTCAG ACTGTTGTTTTGATGCTATTCAATGATGCCGAGAAACTGAGCTTTCAAGATATCAAGGACTCTACCAGTATCGAGGACAAAGAACTGAGAAGGACTCTGCAATCACTTGCATGTGGAAAAGTTCGTGTCCTACAGAAG TCGCCGAAGGGTAGAGATGTGGAGGATGATGACTCATTCTCTTTTAATGATGGCTTTACAGCTCCTCTTTACCGTATAAAG GTGAATGCCATTCAGTTGAAGGAGACAGTGGAGGAAAACACAAGCACCACTGAAAGAGTTTTCCAAGACCGTCAGTATCAG